TTCTCTACAAGATGCAGATGTCTTTCTTTTTATAGTAGATGTAACAGACAAAGAGGCTCCGTCAGAATTTCTTGTAGAAAAGTTGAATAAAATTCCTGTTCCTGTACTTATCCTTATCAATAAGATAGACCAAACCAATCAAGAGGAATTAGAGAAATCAATGCATTTTTGGCACGAACAAATACCTAAGGCGGAAATACTGCCTATATCTGCACTAGAAGGATTTAATACAGATGTTATTTTACCGAAACTAAAATCTTTACTTCCTGAAAATCCGCCATATTACGATAAGGAACAGTTTACGGATAAATCTGAACGCTTTTTTGTAAATGAAGCCATCAGAGAAAAAATCTTGCTTAATTATGAAAAAGAAATTCCGTACTCAGTAGAGGTGGTTACAGAAATGTTTAAAGAAAAAGAAGGCATTATTTTTATAGACTCTATCATCTATGTGGAAAGAGACAGCCAAAAAGGTATTTTAATAGGACATAAAGGTGAAGCTATAAAAAAGGTAGGCACACAGGCGAGACTTGATTTGGAAAAGTTTTTTGATAAGAAAATCCATCTTAATCTTTTTGTAAAAGTTAGAAAAGATTGGCGTAAAAATGAAAGAGATTTGAAAAGTTTTGGTTATAGATAAAACCAATTATTTACGAGTACAAAAAAAGACTATCTTAAATACTTAGAGATAGTCTTTTTTTATATATTCTTTAGAACCAAATCTTTTTATCTATCTATTG
This Riemerella anatipestifer DNA region includes the following protein-coding sequences:
- the era gene encoding GTPase Era, giving the protein MHKAGFVNIVGKPNAGKSTLLNQLMGEKLAIVTKKAQTTRHRIFGIYNEPDLQIVFSDTPGVLDPKYGLQEKMMDFVKDSLQDADVFLFIVDVTDKEAPSEFLVEKLNKIPVPVLILINKIDQTNQEELEKSMHFWHEQIPKAEILPISALEGFNTDVILPKLKSLLPENPPYYDKEQFTDKSERFFVNEAIREKILLNYEKEIPYSVEVVTEMFKEKEGIIFIDSIIYVERDSQKGILIGHKGEAIKKVGTQARLDLEKFFDKKIHLNLFVKVRKDWRKNERDLKSFGYR